TGTACGAACGCCTCGGGATGCCCTCTCCGGCAGAGATGCTTGACTTGGTGGCGCTTGGAACTTTGGCCGACCTCGTGCAGATGACGCCCGAGAACAGGATGTTTACCAAGAAGGGGCTGCGCCGCCTGCAAGAAAGCTGCTTGCCAGGGATTCAGGCTCTTTACGCATCGCTCATGAAGCCCGGGAGTTGCGTGGGCGGAATCGACGTGATGTACAAGTTTGCGCCCCTCCTGAATGCGCCCGGGCGCATGGAAAAGCCCGACCCCGCGCTCAAGCTGCTGCTGTGCCCCGACAATACGAGTGCCCCGCAGCTGCTTGCCGAACTGAAGGACTGGAACACGAAGCGCAAGCAGAAGGAAGCGGAAATTACCGAGATGGCGATGAAGCGCGTCAAGGAAATCTACGGTGAAGAGATCCCGAAGGTCCTTGTGGTGGACGGCCCCGGCTGGCATGTGGGCGTCATCGGGATTGTTTCTGCAAAGCTCGCGCAGGAATTTTCGCGCCCTGCCGCCGTCCTCTCTATAGTGGACGGCATGGCGCATGCTAGCGCACGCGCCGTGCCAGGTTTCAACTGGCACAGGGCGCTCCACGAAAGCAGGGACCTGTTCGACCGCTGGGGCGGCCATGCGAACGCAGCCGGCTTCTCGCTCCCTGCAGACAAGATCGACGAACTGCGCGGGCGCCTGGATGCCTCTGCAAGGGAGCAGGGCTATACCGGCGGAGTGCCTGCGGAATGCGGCACGCGCAGCTACGACATCGTGGTTGCCTTGCGCGAACTCGTTGTCGAGGGAACGCGCAGCCGCATATACAAGACCGTACTCGATTATTTCGACCGCATGGAACCCTTCGGCGGGAACTTCCCGTACCCCGTGTTCAAGGCCGAAGATGTCACGGTCCACAAGGTCAAGGAACTGCGCGGTGGTCACCTCCAGCTCGAAATTTCGCAGGCGGGTAGCCCCGTGTTCTCGGCAATCGCCTTCGGGCTCGGCAAGTGCAAGGAAAAACTCAAGGAGACCCGCAAGGCTACGGTCGTGTTCGAGCCTACGTGGAACTACTTCAACAACAAGAAGACCTTGCAGCTCTGCATCAAGTCCATCGAGTAGATTTGTATGCGCAAGCTGTTGCCCTATCTCTTTTCGTTTCTCGCGGTCGCCGTCCTGGCGGCTTATATCGTATATGAAGGTTACCGCGAGCTCAGGAGGGTTGCTCCCCCTCAGCCCAAGGAAGAAGTCGTCGAGGAAGTCGAGCCCGAGGAACCGGGAACCTTTCACGGTCGCGTCGAGTTGCCTGCGGTAGACGATATCCTGGTGCTCTCGAACAGTGCCGACCGCGACATCGAAAAACTCTACACCTATTTCGAAGGCCGGTCAGCAGGCCTACACTGGATTGCGCAGGCCTATTTCAAGAAGCATAGGCATTCCGACGATGTGGTGGTGGGGCTTCGCCTGGCAATCGATTCGCTGGGCAACTTCGTTTGTAACGGGATAGAGTTCACGAACGCCGAGGACGAGTCGCTGGGCGAGGCGATACGCCTGCACATCGAGGCCTACTGGCGATACAGGAAGAGTGAATCGGGTACGACGGAACTGTGGCTCCCTGTGCGCTTCCGCGCCATTAATTAGCCTGCATCGTCATCCCCGCTAACCAGCATCGTCATCCCCGCGAAGGCGGGGATCTTGTTGGCTTACATCGTCATCCCCGGCTTGACCGGGGATCTGTTAGCCCTTGAGAATTTTCAGCAGCTGTTCCGTGCGCTTCTCGATGAGGATGAACGCCTCGAACATGCGGGCTTCGCGCCACTTGGTCAGGTACTTCGCGCGCCATTCGGCAGCGACCAGGTCGGGAGCCTCGGGAGCGTCCTCGTTCCTGTACCACACTTCCTTGGTGATTTCCTTGATCATGTCGCCCATCTCGGCGGCGGGCTGGAGGCTGCCCTTGCACAGCAGCAGGGCGCGCAGGTTGTCGAGCAGCACCTCGTCGCTCGGGTTGTCCGAGTCGTCGCGGGCGCAGTCCCAGATTTCACCGCGGTGGCGTTCCGTCCAGCCCATGAGGTGCTTCTCGGTGCGTTCAAGTTCGCCTTTCGCGAGTTTTTCCTCTACCGCTTCGCGCGGGTAGTAGATGCTGTTCGGATAGAATTCGATCATGGTATTGCCCTAAAGGTTAATGCCCGGGGCGGGACTTGAACCCGCACGAGGTTGCCCCCAAGGGATTTTAAGTCCCCAGTGTCTACCATTCCACCACCCGGGCAGGTGTGCGTGCCAAATATACAAAAAATAACGGAATCGGTATGCTCCCTGAGTGCGAACAAATTGCTAGATTGTGGACATGAAACGTTTAGCATTGACAATTGCCATCCTCTTGGCTTCGGCCGGGTCCGTTTTTGCCGGCGATATTTACGATGAATTCAGGGAACAGCTCGCTTCTATCCGCGACAGCTATGTAACTAGCCTGAACATGGCCATTGAAGACGCCAACAGCAATGGCGATGCTTCCGGCTGGTTCTGGATGCGTGACCAGGGC
The sequence above is drawn from the Fibrobacter sp. UWR2 genome and encodes:
- the recJ gene encoding single-stranded-DNA-specific exonuclease RecJ; translation: MLDTVSSTLARELKIPHLVARFLVSRGVCNIVAASRILSEGDEAELSPWGIKGMEDAVRWILDVREKKQKIFIFGDYDLDGMTSVTLLSRSFAQIGIETDWRLPNRFGDGYGLSVSAVDEMFEAGARYVVTVDTGITANDEIAHARELGMHVMVIDHHQPSGDALPPSDVLLDPHQEGDSYSNPELCGVGVSYKFICALYERLGMPSPAEMLDLVALGTLADLVQMTPENRMFTKKGLRRLQESCLPGIQALYASLMKPGSCVGGIDVMYKFAPLLNAPGRMEKPDPALKLLLCPDNTSAPQLLAELKDWNTKRKQKEAEITEMAMKRVKEIYGEEIPKVLVVDGPGWHVGVIGIVSAKLAQEFSRPAAVLSIVDGMAHASARAVPGFNWHRALHESRDLFDRWGGHANAAGFSLPADKIDELRGRLDASAREQGYTGGVPAECGTRSYDIVVALRELVVEGTRSRIYKTVLDYFDRMEPFGGNFPYPVFKAEDVTVHKVKELRGGHLQLEISQAGSPVFSAIAFGLGKCKEKLKETRKATVVFEPTWNYFNNKKTLQLCIKSIE